Proteins encoded within one genomic window of Ptiloglossa arizonensis isolate GNS036 chromosome 3, iyPtiAriz1_principal, whole genome shotgun sequence:
- the LOC143145011 gene encoding serine protease inhibitor 3-like — protein MSRKFFAFLCLLVIASSVASGQETGRKCVPGKSYFDGCNWCYCHKGGISRCTEVPCDLVKPESNTLNPPEEFWEKNA, from the exons ATGTCGaggaaatttttcgctttcCTTTGCTTGCTCGTCATCGCGAGCTCGGTCGCATCCGGCCAAGAGACTG GAAGGAAATGCGTGCCGGGGAAAAGTTATTTCGACGGATGCAACTGGTGTTACTGTCACAAAGGAGGAATTTCAAGGTGCACGGAAGTCCCTTGTGATTTGGTGAAACCGGAATCGAACACCTTGAACCCACCGGAAGAGTTTTGGGAGAAGAACGCCTAG
- the LOC143145010 gene encoding serine protease inhibitor 3-like isoform X2 has product MSTKFFALVCLLVIVSSVAFDQETNRKCVAGKRFYDGCNWCSCSRTGIPFCTLMTCTMIDPETGGMVMMKLLDPPEDFWEKS; this is encoded by the exons ATGTCGACGAAATTTTTCGCTTTAGTTTGCTTGCTCGTCATCGTGAGCTCGGTTGCTTTCGACCAAGAGACTA ACAGGAAATGCGTGGCGGGGAAACGTTTCTACGACGGATGCAACTGGTGTAGTTGTTCAAGAACCGGGATTCCATTTTGCACTCTGATGACATGTACGATGATCGATCCTGAAACTGGTGGAATGGTGATGATGAAACTGCTCGATCCACCGGAAGACTTTTGGGAAAAGTcctaa
- the LOC143145010 gene encoding serine protease inhibitor 3-like isoform X1 — protein sequence MSTKFFALVCLLVIVSSVAFDQETKDRKCVAGKRFYDGCNWCSCSRTGIPFCTLMTCTMIDPETGGMVMMKLLDPPEDFWEKS from the exons ATGTCGACGAAATTTTTCGCTTTAGTTTGCTTGCTCGTCATCGTGAGCTCGGTTGCTTTCGACCAAGAGACTA aaGACAGGAAATGCGTGGCGGGGAAACGTTTCTACGACGGATGCAACTGGTGTAGTTGTTCAAGAACCGGGATTCCATTTTGCACTCTGATGACATGTACGATGATCGATCCTGAAACTGGTGGAATGGTGATGATGAAACTGCTCGATCCACCGGAAGACTTTTGGGAAAAGTcctaa
- the LOC143145007 gene encoding uncharacterized protein LOC143145007, whose amino-acid sequence MNRVSPMASTDGSQGFRKLTRKFDKVSRGGERAREKLRCFEASAFQRRDVHRKVYRDQCCWKISLKLGTEERGKGSSEIEDRREVLRTRGAEQRKLRHRPIFPHSSKPSSESFFPPTLIATVFRACSNIWVYEDLVRGLRGVLISRLSFPKDYPVLRVST is encoded by the exons ATGAACCGAGTTAGTCCGATGGCGAGCACCGATGGTTCTCAAGGTTTCAGAAAATTGACACGAAAGTTCGATAAAGTTTCACGTGGCGGCGAGAGAGCCCGCGAAAAATTGCGATGCTTCGAGGCGAGTGCTTTCCAGCGTCGCGACGTTCATCGAAAGGTGTACCGGGATCAATGTTGTTGGAAAATATCGCTGAAACTCGGTACCGAGGAACGAGGGAAAGGATCGAGCGAGATCGAAGATCGGCGAGAGGTGCTCCGGACGCGAGGGGCGGAGCAACGGAAGCTACGTCACCGCCCTATCTTCCCCCACTCTTCGAAACCGAGTTCCGAATCGTTCTTTCCTCCGACATTGATCGCTACAGTATTTCGcgcgtgttcgaatatttgg GTGTACGAGGATCTTGTTAGGGGACTCCGAGGAGTATTAATCTCGAGGTTAAGCTTCCCGAAAGACTATCCAGTTCTGCGAGTATCCACGTGA